In Planctomycetia bacterium, one DNA window encodes the following:
- a CDS encoding alcohol dehydrogenase catalytic domain-containing protein yields MRCVTVHQGAVQVGERPEPVAPPGEVIVRPRVAGICATDLEIVKGYSRFTGVLGHEFVGVVASRGSHLDGRRVVGDINCVCGKCDLCGSGLSSHCRKRTVLGIVGRDGAFSEAFALPERNCHEVPEGLPDEEAVFAEPLAAAMQVLRQVKIESKTNVVILGTGRLGILVCQVLAKTGCKLVGVGRNRRTLDLLDRKRIRALHVDEFHPHAETDVVVECTGSPEGLALALRAVRPRGTIVLKSTYQERPGVDLSPIVVNEVTVLGSRCGSIPDALRALARREIDLAGMVTRTFRLEDAAAAFAAAAGPDHLKVLLKIGAP; encoded by the coding sequence GTGCGCTGCGTCACCGTTCATCAGGGGGCCGTGCAAGTCGGCGAACGCCCGGAACCGGTCGCACCGCCGGGTGAGGTGATCGTTCGCCCACGCGTTGCTGGAATCTGCGCGACCGATCTGGAGATCGTGAAGGGATACTCGCGATTCACCGGCGTGCTCGGTCATGAGTTCGTCGGCGTCGTGGCGTCGCGCGGCAGCCATCTGGACGGCCGCCGTGTGGTGGGTGACATCAACTGCGTCTGCGGCAAGTGCGATCTGTGCGGAAGCGGGTTGTCGAGTCATTGTCGTAAGCGGACGGTGCTGGGGATCGTCGGGCGCGACGGGGCGTTCTCGGAGGCGTTCGCGCTGCCGGAGCGCAATTGCCACGAAGTGCCCGAAGGGTTGCCGGATGAGGAAGCGGTCTTCGCGGAGCCGCTGGCAGCGGCGATGCAGGTGCTTCGGCAGGTGAAGATTGAATCAAAGACTAATGTCGTTATTTTGGGGACGGGTCGGCTGGGCATTCTGGTGTGCCAAGTGCTGGCGAAGACGGGTTGCAAGCTGGTGGGCGTGGGGCGCAATCGGCGCACGCTGGACCTGCTGGACCGCAAGCGGATTCGCGCCTTGCACGTAGACGAGTTCCATCCGCACGCCGAGACGGATGTCGTTGTCGAATGCACCGGCTCGCCCGAGGGGCTGGCCCTGGCACTGCGGGCCGTGCGACCGCGCGGAACGATCGTGCTCAAATCCACTTACCAGGAGCGACCCGGTGTGGACCTCTCGCCGATTGTCGTGAACGAAGTGACGGTGCTGGGCAGCCGATGCGGGTCGATTCCCGACGCGCTGCGGGCCTTGGCGCGGCGCGAGATCGATTTAGCCGGGATGGTAACGCGGACGTTTCGCCTGGAGGACGCGGCGGCGGCGTTCGCGGCGGCGGCCGGCCCGGACCATCTCAAGGTGCTGCTGAAAATCGGCGCGCCGTAG
- a CDS encoding laccase domain-containing protein, translated as MSHPFQTVELLETPLDDGLLLQFEALCNIDDFRHSITTRPWNMAPHRGPQADLAVPRRRRVCEHLGFSFDRLTAPDQIHSPHVLRVLPGDVGRGRTERETAIPFTDGLICDLAGVPVMQFSADCPIVVLVDPVRRAFGTAHASWRGTVAGITSELVRQMQREFGVEPARLMGAICPCAGPGEYEVGEDVRRIAKARLEAGETFFSSRGGRLYFDLRAANVHQLVRAGVPVDRICVASASTMTDGRFYSHRRDGAETGRFAFIGGFV; from the coding sequence GTGAGTCACCCGTTTCAAACCGTGGAGTTGCTCGAGACGCCGCTGGACGACGGCCTCCTGCTGCAATTCGAAGCGCTCTGCAATATTGACGATTTTCGACATTCTATCACGACGCGCCCCTGGAACATGGCCCCGCATCGCGGACCGCAGGCGGATCTGGCCGTACCGCGCCGCCGGCGCGTGTGCGAGCATCTGGGATTCTCGTTCGATCGGCTTACCGCGCCGGATCAGATTCACAGTCCGCATGTGCTGCGCGTGCTGCCCGGTGACGTGGGGCGCGGTCGGACCGAGCGCGAGACGGCGATTCCGTTCACGGATGGATTGATCTGCGATCTGGCCGGGGTGCCGGTGATGCAATTCTCGGCGGATTGTCCGATCGTGGTGCTGGTGGATCCGGTGCGGCGCGCGTTCGGCACGGCCCATGCGAGCTGGCGCGGGACCGTCGCGGGAATCACGTCGGAGCTGGTGCGGCAGATGCAGCGTGAGTTCGGCGTCGAGCCGGCGAGGCTGATGGGGGCGATCTGCCCGTGCGCGGGGCCTGGGGAGTACGAAGTCGGTGAGGACGTTCGTCGCATTGCCAAGGCGCGGCTGGAGGCGGGCGAGACGTTTTTCTCGTCGCGCGGCGGGCGGCTGTATTTCGATTTGCGAGCGGCGAACGTGCATCAGCTTGTCCGCGCCGGCGTGCCGGTCGACCGAATCTGCGTGGCGTCGGCGTCGACCATGACGGATGGTCGATTTTACTCGCACCGCCGCGATGGGGCGGAGACGGGGCGGTTCGCTTTCATCGGCGGATTTGTTTGA